A window of the Helianthus annuus cultivar XRQ/B chromosome 4, HanXRQr2.0-SUNRISE, whole genome shotgun sequence genome harbors these coding sequences:
- the LOC110938026 gene encoding katanin p80 WD40 repeat-containing subunit B1 homolog isoform X2 encodes MAKRGYKLQEFVAHTANVNCLKIGKKTRRNFITGGDDEKVNLWSIGKPTATTSLSGHTSPIESVAFDSAEVLVAAGASSGVIKLWDLEETKVVRTLNGHRSYCTALEFHPFGEFFASGSMDTNLKLWDIRKKGCIHTYKGHRRAVSTIRFSPDGRWVVSGGLDNVVKIWDLTAGKLLHEFKFHEGHIRSMDFHPLEFLLATGSSDKTVKFWDLETFELIGSTRPEATGVRSVTFHPDGRTLFCGLDGSLKVYSWEPVICHDALDMGWSTLGDLCIDDGKLLGCSYYQNSVAVWVADTSLIEPHAHSILAEEKTRVQSKLNLQQDVKDRVGSPRRPTVSPDDDTKDIKNIYVDSMTPVASRKSGSLPTVLNPNPQIHKEIDNAATHKQVPAAKFTASKELTTNEHENTAVSLKPVHRRRPSTTKLDIEGISITVESGLKSGSDTATLSNFQKRIVADAAVKDSSNDKPSISVTKEIQKASSPDTLPQETRDRSDESKKESKPVKYVNGVAVVHGRTRSLVERFEKREKLNTDETQVIDPAAQVSTDTDVPPKRVNQSYNAAPCVVPEAKSVQMPVKTPDVIASEEPEAKTPNVPVRVNQSFNVVPRAIPDAVASEEPEAKTPKTSIRATDDVDNVMPEKTPDVVSNEAKSSPMITKPDVGPNIKSEEANSPPVRPRTAPSMLLPEKGKVSPMQRSVNSRRVMQERVRPSPMLVTRRSNASPRMIPERTTKTSPVVVGPRHDTPSRMMLQKAKSSPSLDDGPQTTGRGLMSKKDDDVADDLLQNHDVFVSSLRARLTKLQVVRHFWGQNDTKGAINALRKLPDHAPTVFQVQADVVNVLMERMESLTLDHFSSLLPVLLDLLDSKTERHISVSLELLLKLVAVFGSVISSTISAPPTVGVDVHAEKRLERCNECHIQLQKIRKCLPDIIRRGGLPARCAQELNIVLQKS; translated from the exons ATGGCCAAACGCGGATATAAATTGC AGGAATTTGTGGCGCATACAGCGAATGTGAATTGTTTGAAAATCGGGAAGAAGACACGTCGGAACTTTATTACAGGCGGTGATGATGAGAAAGTGAATCTTTGGTCGATTGGGAAGCCAACCGCTACAACG AGTCTAAGTGGTCACACAAGCCCTATTGAGTCTGTAGCTTTTGACTCGGCAGAAGTTTTAGTAGCTGCTGGAGCTTCTTCTGGTGTGATAAAACTTTGGGATCTCGAAGAAACAAAGG TGGTTCGTACACTTAATGGACACCGATCCTATTGTACTGCTCTTGAATTTCATCCTTTTGGTGAGTTTTTTGCATCGGGTTCAATGGACACTAATCTAAAGCTCTGGGATATTAGAAAGAAAGGGTGCATTCACACATATAAAGGACATAGAAGAGCAGTTAGTACTATCAGATTTAGCCCCGATGGTCGTTGGGTGGTTTCAGGGGGACTTGATAACGTTGTAAAG ATTTGGGACTTAACAGCCGGAAAGCTTTTACATGAGTTCAAGTTTCATGAAGGACATATTCGATCAATGGATTTTCATCCTCTCGAGTTTCTTCTAGCAACAG gTTCTTCAGACAAAACCGTGAAATTTTGGGACTTGGAGACCTTTGAATTGATTGGGTCAACTCGACCGGAG GCAACAGGCGTACGATCAGTTACATTTCATCCAGATGGGAGGACCCTCTTTTGCGGGTTAGATGGCAGTTTAAAG GTATATTCATGGGAGCCTGTTATTTGTCATGATGCTCTTGATATGGGGTGGTCAACGTTAGGTGACCTTTGCATTGACGATGGAAAGCTTTTAGGATGTTCGTATTATCAGAATTCTGTTGCAGTTTGGGTCGCAGACACTTCG CTTATTGAACCACATGCGCATAGCATCTTAGCTGAGGAAAAAACCCGTGTGCAGTCAAAATTAAATCTCCAACAAGACGTAAAAGATAGAGTCGGTAGTCCCAGAAGGCCCACTGTGTCGCCAGATGATGACACAAAGGATATAAAGAATATATACGTGGACA GTATGACACCTGTCGCTTCAAGAAAATCCGGGTCTTTACCAACGGTTTTGAACCCAAACCCGCAAATTCATAAAGAGATTGATAATGCGGCTACCCATAAACAAGTTCCTGCTGCCAAATTTACCGCTTCAAAAGAATTAACGACCAATGAACACGAAAACACTGCGGTATCACTTAAGCCTGTTCATAGGAGAAGGCCATCAACTACCAAACTAGATATAGAAGGGATATCAATAACCGTTGAATCTGGATTAAAAAGCGGATCAGATACCGCCACCCTTTCAAACTTTCAAAAAAGGATTGTAGCAGATGCTGCTGTTAAAGATTCTTCCAATGATAAACCTTCAATCTCTGTAACAAAAGAGATACAAAAGGCTTCGTCTCCTGATACGCTTCCACAGGAAACAC GTGACAGGTCTGATGAATCAAAGAAAGAGTCGAAACCTGTTAAATATGTTAATGGAG TGGCGGTTGTGCATGGAAGGACTCGCAGTCTAGTTGAGAGGTTCGAAAAGAGAGAAAAACTGAATACCGATGAAACTCAAGTCATTGATCCAGCAGCTCAAGTATCAACCGACACAGATGTACCTCCCAAAAGGGTAAATCAGTCATATAATGCTGCTCCTTGTGTAGTACCTGAAGCTAAATCCGTTCAGATGCCAGTAAAGACACCTGATGTGATTGCGTCTGAAGAACCCGAAGCTAAAACACCCAACGTGCCCGTAAGGGTAAATCAGTCATTTAACGTAGTCCCTCGTGCAATACCTGATGCGGTGGCTTCTGAAGAACCTGAAGCTAAAACACCCAAGACGTCCATAAGGGCAACTGATGATGTGGATAATGTGATGCCTGAAAAAACACCTGATGTGGTCTCTAACGAGGCTAAATCATCCCCGATGATAACGAAGCCTGATGTGGGCCCAAACATAAAATCTGAGGAAGCTAATTCGCCCCCTGTTAGACCTAGGACGGCTCCTAGTATGCTACTTCCGGAGAAAGGTAAGGTCTCACCCATGCAGAGATCGGTGAATTCTCGACGTGTAATGCAAGAAAGAGTTCGACCTTCTCCAATGCTAGTTACGCGAAGATCTAATGCTTCCCCTCGCATGATACCTGAAAGAACAACTAAAACCTCACCTGTCGTGGTGGGCCCCAGGCATGATACTCCCAGTCGCATGATGCTTCAGAAAGCTAAATCATCTCCATCACTG GATGATGGCCCACAGACTACTGGGAGAGGTTTGATGTCTAAAAAAGATGACGATGTTGCAGATGATTTACTGCAAAATCATGATGTGTTTGTAAGTAGCCTCCGGGCTCGCCTAACAAAACTCCAG GTGGTACGGCATTTTTGGGGACAAAATGACACCAAGGGTGCTATTAATGCTTTGCGGAAGCTGCCAGATCACGCT CCGACTGTCTTTCAGGTTCAGGCAGACGTGGTGAATGTTCTGATGGAAAGAATGGAGTCCCTCACACTTGATCACTTCTCTTCTTTGCTTCCTGTGCTTTTAGATTTACTGGATAGCAAAACTGAGCG GCATATAAGTGTATCACTGGAACTGTTACTAAAGCTTGTGGCGGTCTTTGGGTCTGTAATCAGCTCAACAATTTCAGCACCTCCAACTGTGGGTGTTGATGTTCATGCAGAAAAAAG ACTTGAACGCTGCAATGAATGCCACATTCAGCTTCAGAAGATCCGCAAATGTCTCCCTGATATTATAAG GCGAGGCGGTTTGCCAGCAAGATGTGCACAAGAACTAAATATTGTTCTTCAGAAATCATGA